The following proteins are encoded in a genomic region of Streptococcus gwangjuense:
- the rpsS gene encoding 30S ribosomal protein S19: protein MGRSLKKGPFVDEHLMKKVEAQANDEKKKVIKTWSRRSTIFPSFIGYTIAVYDGRKHVPVYIQEDMVGHKLGEFAPTRTYKGHAADDKKTRRK, encoded by the coding sequence ATGGGACGCAGTCTTAAAAAAGGACCTTTCGTCGATGAGCATTTGATGAAAAAAGTTGAAGCTCAAGCTAACGACGAAAAGAAAAAAGTTATTAAAACTTGGTCACGTCGTTCAACGATCTTCCCAAGTTTCATTGGTTACACTATTGCAGTTTATGACGGTCGTAAACACGTACCTGTTTACATCCAAGAAGACATGGTAGGTCACAAACTTGGTGAATTTGCACCAACTCGTACTTACAAAGGTCACGCTGCAGACGACAAGAAAACACGTAGAAAATAA
- the rplV gene encoding 50S ribosomal protein L22, translating to MAEITSAKAMARTVRVSPRKSRLVLDNIRGKSVADAIAILTFTPNKAAEIILKVLNSAVANAENNFGLDKANLVVSEAFANEGPTMKRFRPRAKGSASPINKRTAHITVAVAEK from the coding sequence ATGGCAGAAATTACTTCAGCTAAAGCAATGGCTCGTACAGTACGTGTTTCACCTCGTAAATCACGTCTTGTTCTTGATAACATCCGTGGTAAAAGCGTAGCCGATGCAATCGCAATCTTGACATTCACTCCAAACAAAGCTGCTGAAATCATCTTGAAAGTTTTGAACTCAGCTGTAGCTAACGCTGAAAACAACTTTGGTTTGGATAAAGCTAACTTGGTAGTATCTGAAGCATTCGCAAACGAAGGACCAACTATGAAACGTTTCCGTCCACGTGCGAAAGGTTCAGCTTCACCAATTAACAAACGTACAGCTCACATCACTGTAGCTGTTGCAGAAAAATAA
- the rpsC gene encoding 30S ribosomal protein S3, which yields MGQKVHPIGMRVGIIRDWDAKWYAEKEYADYLHEDLAIRKFVQKELADAAVSTIEIERAVNKVNVSLHTAKPGMVIGKGGANVDALRAKLNKLTGKQVHINIIEIKQPDLDAHLVGEGIARQLEQRVAFRRAQKQAIQRAMRAGAKGIKTQVSGRLNGADIARAEGYSEGTVPLHTLRADIDYAWEEADTTYGKLGVKVWIYRGEVLPARKNTKGGK from the coding sequence GTGGGTCAAAAAGTACATCCAATTGGTATGCGTGTCGGCATCATCCGTGATTGGGATGCCAAATGGTATGCTGAAAAAGAATACGCGGATTACCTTCATGAAGATCTTGCAATCCGTAAATTCGTTCAAAAAGAACTTGCTGACGCAGCAGTTTCAACTATCGAAATTGAACGCGCAGTAAACAAAGTTAACGTTTCACTTCACACTGCTAAACCAGGTATGGTTATCGGTAAAGGTGGTGCTAACGTTGATGCACTCCGTGCAAAACTTAACAAATTGACTGGAAAACAAGTACACATCAACATCATCGAAATCAAACAACCTGATTTGGATGCTCACCTTGTAGGTGAAGGAATTGCTCGTCAATTGGAGCAACGTGTTGCTTTCCGTCGTGCACAAAAACAAGCAATCCAACGTGCAATGCGTGCTGGAGCTAAAGGAATCAAAACTCAAGTATCAGGTCGTTTGAACGGTGCAGATATCGCCCGTGCTGAAGGATACTCTGAAGGAACTGTTCCACTTCACACACTTCGTGCAGATATCGATTACGCTTGGGAAGAAGCAGATACTACATACGGTAAACTTGGTGTTAAAGTATGGATCTACCGTGGTGAAGTTCTTCCAGCTCGCAAAAACACTAAAGGAGGTAAATAA
- the rplP gene encoding 50S ribosomal protein L16 — translation MLVPKRVKHRREFRGKMRGEAKGGKEVAFGEYGLQATTSHWITNRQIEAARIAMTRYMKRGGKVWIKIFPHKSYTAKAIGVRMGSGKGAPEGWVAPVKRGKVMFEIAGVSEEIAREALRLASHKLPVKCKFVKREAE, via the coding sequence ATGTTAGTACCTAAACGTGTTAAACACCGTCGTGAATTCCGTGGAAAAATGCGCGGTGAAGCAAAAGGTGGAAAAGAAGTAGCATTCGGTGAATACGGTCTTCAAGCTACAACTAGCCACTGGATCACTAACCGCCAAATCGAAGCTGCTCGTATCGCCATGACTCGTTACATGAAACGTGGTGGTAAAGTTTGGATTAAAATCTTCCCACACAAATCATACACTGCTAAAGCTATCGGTGTGCGTATGGGATCTGGTAAAGGGGCACCTGAAGGTTGGGTAGCACCAGTTAAACGTGGTAAAGTGATGTTCGAAATCGCTGGTGTATCTGAAGAGATCGCTCGCGAAGCGCTTCGTCTTGCTAGCCACAAATTGCCAGTTAAATGTAAATTCGTAAAACGTGAAGCAGAATAA
- the rpmC gene encoding 50S ribosomal protein L29: protein MKLNEVKEFVKELRGLSQEELAKRENELKKELFELRFQAATGQLEQTARLKEVKKQIARIKTVQSEAK from the coding sequence ATGAAACTTAATGAAGTAAAAGAATTTGTTAAAGAACTTCGTGGTCTTTCTCAAGAAGAACTCGCGAAGCGCGAAAACGAATTGAAAAAAGAATTGTTTGAACTTCGTTTCCAAGCTGCTACTGGTCAATTGGAACAAACAGCTCGCTTGAAAGAAGTTAAAAAACAAATCGCTCGTATCAAAACAGTTCAATCTGAAGCGAAATAA
- the rpsQ gene encoding 30S ribosomal protein S17, with the protein MERNNRKVLVGRVVSDKMDKTITVVVETKRNHPVYGKRINYSKKYKAHDENNVAKEGDIVRIMETRPLSATKRFRLVEVVEEAVII; encoded by the coding sequence ATGGAACGCAATAATCGTAAAGTTCTTGTTGGACGTGTTGTATCTGACAAAATGGACAAGACAATCACAGTTGTAGTTGAAACAAAACGTAACCACCCAGTCTATGGTAAACGTATTAACTACTCTAAAAAATACAAAGCTCATGATGAAAACAATGTTGCCAAAGAAGGCGATATCGTACGTATCATGGAAACTCGTCCGCTTTCAGCTACAAAACGTTTCCGTCTTGTAGAAGTTGTTGAAGAAGCGGTCATCATCTAA
- the rplN gene encoding 50S ribosomal protein L14: MIQTETRLKVADNSGAREILTIKVLGGSGRKFANIGDVIVASVKQATPGGAVKKGDVVKAVIVRTKSGARRADGSYIKFDENAAVIIREDKTPRGTRIFGPVARELREGGFMKIVSLAPEVL; encoded by the coding sequence ATGATTCAAACAGAAACTCGTTTGAAAGTCGCAGACAACAGCGGTGCTCGCGAAATCTTGACTATCAAAGTTCTTGGTGGTTCAGGACGTAAATTTGCAAACATCGGTGATGTTATCGTGGCATCTGTAAAACAAGCTACTCCTGGTGGTGCGGTTAAAAAAGGTGACGTTGTTAAAGCAGTTATCGTTCGTACTAAATCAGGTGCTCGTCGTGCTGATGGTTCATACATCAAGTTTGACGAAAACGCAGCAGTTATCATCCGTGAAGACAAAACTCCTCGCGGAACACGTATCTTTGGCCCAGTTGCACGTGAATTGCGTGAAGGTGGCTTCATGAAGATCGTGTCA